The genomic stretch TGTAGTGATTCTCGTCGAGCTGGGCCAGGCCGCCTGTCTGGGTGCCGCTGATCAGAAAAGCGCGGTGCTGAGCTGGCGCCTCATAGGGGGGCAAGCGCTGACTGATATTGCCAAAACCGTAACCGCCGTAGCGATCCGATTGCTGTCCGATCAACTGCAGCTGATAGAAAATGCGCCGCCAGGCGTTGATGTCACAGATGATCTCGCTGTCTGCAGGCGCTCCCGGTTCAAACGCCAGGTCGAATTTAATGACTCCTTCATTCTGCATGGAGACCTCTTCATGGAAAGGTGGAACCACACCGACGCACGATTTTTCTTCTCAAGACCGCGATGGGTCTATATAATCCGCGATTCACGGTATTCAATCATCTCGAAACACACAAGGAAAGTCAGTATGGAAAGCTTGAAAGGAAAACAGGTTCGTTACCTACGCTCCCTCGGACATCATCTCAATCCCGTTGTCATGGTCGGCAAAAGCGAGATCAGCGAGACTCTGCTCAGCTCGGTCGACCAAGCGCTGAGCACGCATGAACTGATCAAGGTCAAAATCCAGGAAGGCTGCGACCTGACGCGCCAGGAGGTGGCTGAGATCCTGTCCAGTCGCTGCGGGGCGGCCGTCGTCCAGATTCTCGGAAAAACCATTCTCCTCTATCGCCGCAGCGATGAGCCGAAGATCGACCTGCCCTGAGCCCCTTCACACCCTTTCGTAAGGCTCGTACAGCCGCTTGTATTCGTCAAGAGCAGAACGGTCCGTCATCCCCGCGATATAGTCGCAGATCACCCTCTCCTTGCCATGTTCATCGAAACGCTGCTGCAGTTTCCGGGGCAGCAGCGTGGGATTTTCCTTATAGCTGGTAAATAGCAGCGTCACAAAGCGCTCGGCTTTGATGCGCATGCGCTCGACCTTGTAGTGCCGATACAGTTGGCGGTACAAAAAGGCTTTGAGCTGTTTGTTCTTTCGGGCGGTTTCCCCACTGAGCCTGACCAGATAATCCGGGTGAGAGCGCACCGCCTCCAGGTTATCGATGTGGTAGGCCTTCAAATTTTCAGTCGTTGTCTGCACCAGGTCATCAATGAGATGCCCGATTAAGTGGCTGATGGTCTGGTAGGCCTGTCGTTCACCGCGAAGATGGGGGTATTTACGGGATACCAGGGCGGACATGTCCTGCCAGATCTCGAGGGCAGCCAGTTCATCCAGGGTGATGTAGCCCGCCTTGAGGCCATCGTCAATGTCGTGATTGTTGTAGGCGATTTCATCGGCCAGATCGATGATCTGCGCCTCGAGAGTCGGCCGCTGGTGGGGCTCAAAGTCGTCGTCCTCGGGGTGCCCTGGGTGATCGTACTGGGACGAATGCTTGATGATGCCCTCGCGGGTTTCCCAGGCCAGGTTCAAACCATCGAAACCGGGATACCTTTCCTCCAGAAGTTCGACGATGCGCAGGGACTGTCGGTTGTGTTCAAAACCGCCATGGTCGGCCATCAACCGGTTCAACACCACTTCTCCCGTATGGCCAAACGGGGTATGACCGAGGTCGTGGGCTAAAGCCAGCGCCTCCACCAGATCTTCGTTCAGATGCAGGCGGCGGGCGATGCCCCGGCCGATCTGGGCCACCTCCAGCGAATGGGTCAACCGGGTCCGGTAGTAATCCCCCTCGTGATTGACGAAAACCTGAGTCTTGTATTCGAGGCGACGGAAGGCGGCGCAGTGGATGATCCGGTCGCGGTCGCGCTCGAAAACCGGCCTGGAATCCTTGTAAGGCTCTTCATGTTTGCGCCCGCGACTGGCTGCACTTCGGGCCGCATAGGGGGCAAGCAGGTTATCGTGATTCATCGGAAAATCCTCGTGGTATTTTCAAGACCATGTGACCCGTATTAAACTCTCCAGCCCAAGGCGTTGTCAAGTGAGAGGAATCATTAACCTTGACCTGGGTTCGGCCCCATGCTAGAAAATCGAACAGTGTTTTTGCCCCTTTAGGGAATTGTCTGATGGAAAGGCGAAGCGTTCAATGCGGGTAATTGGCGGGACAGCGAGAGGAAAAAAACTGGCCTCTTTCACCGGAGGGACCATCCGGCCGACGCCCGACCGTGTTCGTGAGGCTATTTTCAGCAGCCTGTTCAGCCGCCTGGGATCCTGGCAGGGACAGACCATTCTGGATCTTTTTGCCGGCAGCGGTGCCCTGGGGATCGAGGCCTTGAGTCGCGGGGCCGAACACGCCACTTTCGTCGATCAGGGAGCACAGTCGGCCAAGGTGGTCCAGAACAACCTGCGGGCTTGCGGATTCGAGTCCCGCGCTCGCCTGATCCACCTGGACGCATTCAAGGCCCTGGAATCCTTTGACAAGTCGGCTTCTTTCGATGTGATCTTTCTGGACCCTCCCTACGGGCAGGATCTGGTCAATCGCATCCTGGAGCGGCTCTCCGCATTGAACTGTTTATCTCCTCGGGGTATTATTTGCGCTGAGGCTGCCAAATCAGACGAAGTTGCAGAACATTTCGGCTCATTGACGAAGGTTCAGGAACGAACCTACGGGTCAACGTCCATTTACTTTTTTACCCACCAGCCTGAATAAGGTTTCATTGCCATGCCAAATCCCACTGCCATCTATCCGGGGTCCTTCGATCCGATCACCAATGGCCATCTGGACATCATCTCCCGCGGGTTACAGGTTTTCGACCGCCTCATTGTGGCCGTCGCCAGAAACTCGGAGAAAAACGCGCTATTTACCATCAATGAACGCATCGACATGATTCGGCAGACGGTAGGCGACAACCCAAGGTTGGAAATCGATACCTTCGAGGGATTACTGGTCGATTACGCCATCAACCGGGGTGCCAAAGTGATTCTGCGCGGCCTGCGAGCCGTCTCCGACTTCGAGTATGAGTTTCAGATTGCCCAGATGAATCACACCGTACAGAAAGAAGTTGAGACCCTTTTTATGATGACTTCGGTGCCCTATGGTTATCTGAGTTCATCCATTGTCAAGGAGGTCGCCTCGCTCAAAGGGCCGATCGACACCTTCGTGCCAACAGCGGTCAAGCAGGCGCTTGAAAAGAAATTCAGCAACAGGTAACGGGTGCGGACCCAGAAAGGGACAGGATGATCACCAAGGAAATGACCATTGGCCAAATACTGAGGGAACATCCTGAGACAATCGCAGTTTTCAAACGATTCGGACTGGACTGCCACACCTGCCAGATCGCATCGCTTGAATCGGTCGAATGCGGTGCCGAAGTCCATCAGGTCGACACGGACGCCCTGGTTAGTGAACTGAACAGCGCCATCAAAAAATAAGGTTTATCGCCCTTTTCCCTCCAGCAGATCGACGACCCGCGCCAGGGCATCGACCACCAGCTGTTCAATTTTGGCCCCTTTTTCCGCCGAAGCCTTGCTCGGATCTCCCCAGACGCCGCCAGGCCAGTATTTTTGCTTGTCCCGCACCAAAATGCCGGCGGGAAAGCTCGGGTACTCACACCTGCCCTCCCCTTTAACCAGGTGCGGATGCGCATGCAGCAGGCGCGAAGTCTCTATCTCGCCGGCGTGGGAATCATCCGGCGTCTCGATGATCGCCCGCCCTTCCCTGGCCGCCAGCATATACTCGGTCAGAACCGCTATCTCAAGATCGGCAAACCTCTCCAGCAGCTCTTCCCCGGCATCGATAAGGGCCGAGGTGTGCGTTCCGCCCGCATGTCCGGTCAGCAAGACGAAATAGCGCAATCCCTGCTTGTACAGGGAAATAACGATATCGATGGCCAAGGCTTTGAGGGTCGAAGTGCGGATGCTCACCGTGCCGGGATGGTTGGCCGTCGAACGGCAGACGCCGTAGTGGACAGGGGGCGCCACAAAAAGAGGTCGCCTTTGCGCCAGGCGGCAACAGACATCATATGCCTGCAGGGTATCGGTGGACAGGGGCAGATGGCTGCCATGTTCTTCCGTAGAGCCAAAAGGAATCAAAACCGTGCGCGTTTTTTGGAGACCTTCGGCGAACTCATCCATGGTCAACAGTTCGAGTATCATGGGTGTCCTTCCTGGATCAGAGCCGGAGAACTAGAGCACAGAGATAAAGCGGTGGGTTTGCGGGATAATGCGCACATCGCTATGGATGGCAGAGGCACGCGCCTGCATGTCGAGCAACATCCGGCCCGTCAAGGAAATTCGTCCCCCTTCTGTACGGGGCTGCAGAATCAGCGGCAAGTCGGGCGCGCACTCTTCGACCAGACGGGCCGCCTGCAGGATCTCCTCCGTGGGGGTCTCCTCTCCAACGACAGCCTTCACCTGGCCATTATGGTGGGCCATCAGGCTGAGGAAGTCCCGATGAAGGCTCCAGGGGGTGTCAGCGCCGGTCATGGAGGCCAGCTTGACATCCATGGAAACCCATTCAAGATACGGGAGCAACGGCTCAAGGTGGCCCGGTAGCGTGCCGTTCGTTTCGAGAAAAAGGGGGCAGATCTCCCGCAGGACCGGCAGCCATTGCCGCAGCACATCGGTGTGGAGCAGAGGCTCGCCTCCCGTGAGGCTGATAGAGTGGTGAACGCCTGGCAAAAGATGTACCCAGTTCGCCAGGATGCTGGACAGAACCTCCAGAGAAACGGGGTTGGCCAGACTGCGGAATATCCCGGACCCCGGCGCCTCTTCGGCCCGGCAGGAATCAGGTGAGGAGAAATCCGTATCGCAATAGGAGCAACTGAGATTGCAGCCGGGAAAACGGATAAAAATCTGGCGTTTGCCGACGAGAATCCCCTCGCCCTGAATCGAACTGAAAAGTTCGACCAGGGGGGTATCAGTCTTTGGAGTAAGTTGCGCAGGCATTATCGGATTCCCAGACGGTGACTTTGTCGATCTGGACGTTCTCGCTGTTTAGAACCTTACCTAACTCTTCAAACAGAAAGCGGGAGATATTCTCCGAAGAGGGGCTCAGGTCGATAAAGGGAGCCAGTTCGTTGAGATATTTGTGGTCGAGGGTACCCAAAACCTTCTTCGTTTCTTTTTTGAGAATTTTGAAGTCGATTCCCAGACCGGCTTTGTCCAGCTCTTTGGCTGCTACCGTCACTTCGACTTTCCAGTTGTGGCCGTGCAGGTTTTCACAGTCACCCTGGTAATGCATCAGATTATGGGCGGCGGAAAAGTGTGTATAAATGGTGAGCCGATACATATTTTCTCCTTTAAAAATCAATCTTTTTCGCTTGGAAATTCAAGCAGATTATCAGGTTCCATAAGCTTCTGCCCCGGCACCTTGTATTCCTCCTGGGCCCATCGCCCAAGGTCGATCAGCTGGCATTTTTGGGAACAGAACGGCCTGTAAGGGTTATCCTGCCATGGGGTCTCCTGTCGACAACGCGGGCAGCGGATGGTTCGGTGATCCGTCATGGGGGCTCCTCCAGTCAGTATATCGAAAATCGCACCAGGCAAAATGTAGCACAGAGGGAAAGTTGCCTCAACGGTACGGGGTAAAAACAGAAAAAAGCCCTGGATGCCGGAGCAGCCAGGGCCTCTTGGTTTGTATGGAGCGGGAAACGGGATTCGAACCCGCGACCTTCAGCTTGGGAAGCTGACACTCTACCACTGAGTTATTCCCGCATAGGGTTGGCATTCTATGAATGATCCGTCGGTTTGTCAATAATTTTTTCTACATATAATTTCAAATAGTTATGCGCCTCAGAGAGGTTTCGCACCCGACCTTCCACCTCCTCGTTTCTAAGCGCGGACAACACCTGTCCGACAAGAACCCCTTCGGCAAGCCCCAGAGTGGAGCGCAGGGTGGAACCATCCACCAGGTCGGGCACGCGACCGTTGTATGCGTGTGTGTTGTAGGCGGTCATAGCCACACGCGCCCTATGGCGAAATTCGCCTGAGGGCTCCTCCAGGGAGGCCAGGTACAGGAGGCTTACCAGAGGGGCCGGTCCCAATTGATCCACCCATAGAGCGTAGCCTCTGTCCGAGGTTTCGAGATGAAGGAGTTTTTGGCCGTCCGCAGGCGTCAGGAAAACCAGATTTTTCAGAATCGATTCAACCCGCCGGCTGAATCGCATCTTGCGCAGTAAATCACAATGCCTTGCCAGCAGACCGCTGCCGGAGAGAAAAGCGGCCAGACGGACAATGGCGGACATGGAAAAGCCATCAAAGGTGGATTCAGCGGGCACACTCAACCCATCCTTGGCCAGGAGCTTCAGCTGCCGGGAGACGAGCTGGACCCGCTCGATGCCGGCGGCGACGGCCTGGGGACTGCTCCCTTCGCCAAACAGGATTGGGAAAAGACCGAGAACCTCCATCTGGGGCAACGAACGGGTGCCGTCGTCGGCATGGAATATTTGAATCAGTTCGCTCCCTACCCTTTCCGGCGCGACCTGAGCCAGGCCAGAGACCGAATCTTTCATCCGTTTGAAGGTCTCGGGCTCCAGATCAAAATTTAAAACGCGGGCCAGTCGTACTCCCCGCAATATGCGCAGGGGATCATCCGCAAAGCCACAGGGGGAGCAGTCCGAAAGAATGGACCGTTTCAAGTCCCCCTGCCCACCAAGGGGATCGATCAGGTGAGGCGATGGACTCAAACCAGCCAGGTCAAGGGCGATTGCATTGACGGTGAAATCTCTTCGCAATAAATCTCCATGGAGACTTGAAGCCCTGAAAGGCGCAAAGTCATAGGTATAAGGGAATCCATCTGCTTTACATACAACGCGACTCTGTCGCCGTTTTTCGTCAAGCAGAAACCAGTGACCGTCAATCTGCCTGGCAAAAGTTCTGGCGAGATCGGTAGGATCGAAGGAGGTCGCAAAATCAAAATCGGTGATGGCGCGGCCCAGCAGGAAATCGCGCAGAGCGCCACCGACCAGATGACAGGATTGTCCAAGCTGGAGACAGGACAAAAGCTGAGGCAGGATGCGCGCTTTATAGAACTGAGGCCTGAGATCGTTCATGGTGTATAAGAAAAAGGGCCCGCCAAGGCGGGCCCTTCCCAGGGATGGTTCTTCAGCTTGCTCAGGCCAGATCGAGAACGGCCTGATGGATAAGATCAAAGAGTTCCTGAATGTTTTCTTCGGCGATGCAGGAAAAGGCGATACGCAGGTCGGTTTTGCCGATGGAGATTGTCCCTACCCCGTATTTGTCCAGCAGGTGTACCCGCAGCTTTTCGGCATCAACCGTTTTAAGCTTCAGGCACATGAAATAGCCGGAGTTGAAGGGATAGTAGTCCCATTCCTGGTCGTATTTGCCACTGTCGAGCACTTCCTTGGTTTTAAGGGCGCGCCCTTTCATGACCTGGAATTTCTCTTCCTTCTGGGCGAGAAACTGGGGGGAGCGAAGCGCCTCGATAACAAAGGTCTGGGAAGGATGTGGGCAGTTGGATATCTTGGCGCGGATGATGCCCATGGTCTTCTTTTCCAGAGCGGTGATGACCTGGGCATTATCGTAGCTGTTGCCGTCGGCAAAAGTGATGAAACCGGTCCGGAAGCCCCAGACAAATTCTTCTTTGGTGGCTCCGTCAAGTTTGATGGCCAGGATACGTGGGTGCAGATTGGCCAACTTGCCAAACAGGGACTCTTTGAGGGAGTCTTCGTAGAAAAGACCGAAGTAGGCGTCATCGGTGACGACCACAACGTTGCAGCCTTCCTCGGCGACTTCCTTGATGACAGCGACAATGGCGTCGCCCTCAGCGACCGTGGGGGTGTAGCCACTGGGGTTGTTGGGGAAGTTCAGGATCACGACAGCCTTCCCTTTTTCGGCGGCGCTGTTTTTGAGGACGGCCTTGAAGGCATCGACATCGTAGCCGCCGCTTGGGGTAAAGGTCGGGAACTTCTTGACAATCCCGCCGTTGCAGGTACCGAAGGTCAGATTGTAGTTACCCCACAGCATGTCAGGCAGCACCACATGGTCGCCGGCGCCGACAAACATGTCTCCGACAATGGAAAGACCATGCGTCAGCGCGTTGGTGACGATGGGGTTGCTGATGTGCTTGCCGGCCATGCTCGGGTTCTCCCGCAGCATCTTCTCTTTCCAGAGGGCGCGCAGTTCCGGCTTGCCAGCGGGCGGCGCATAGGGGTAGATATCCTTGGGGTCGAAGGCCGAGAGCTTGTCCTGGATGCATTGCAGGAACATAGGGCCGCCCTTTTCGGTGGCAATCCCGATGGTGGCGTTATATTTGTGAGCCTTGTCCTTGGCTTCAGCGGACTGGGTCAAAATGCCCTTGGGGAAGAAGAGATTTTTTCCCAGATCGGAAAGCATTTCCAGAACATGGGCGTTGTGTTGGGCGAGCAGATCATTCAGTTCAGCAGCCAATGGATTCATGATGTCCTCCGCAAAGGGTAAAGAAGGTTCGCCTGATATGGCGCATGTAAGAACAGCTGGTTATTTAAGCAACTTAATCATACGTTTGTCAATGATATTTCCAGATCTTCCCTTTTCGCGGGGATGCCTGTCGGCCATTGAAGAAAAGGCGTCTCCGTGCTAGCTTCTACGGAATATTTCTCCAAGGGGAACCTATGCTCTTCGTCAACATCATTCTTCCCGTCTTTATCCTGATTTTCTGCGGCTACCTGGCCGAGAAAAAGATCGGCCTCGATTTTCGCACACTCACCAACTGCTCCCTTTACCTCTTTACGCCCGCCCTCGTCTTCTCATCCCTCATTCGTCAGACGCTGGAGCTGTCGCTGACCCTGAATATCTTTTTTTTCATGGTTCTCTACACCCTCTCTCTCTATCTGCTGGTGCGCCTGATTGCGGCGGGAACCGCTATGAGTCGAGAAAACAGCGGCGCCCTGGTGCTGACCACGGTCGTCATGAATGTAGGAAACTTCGGGCTACCCCTGGCTTATTTCGCTTTTGGAGAACAGGGACTCCATGTCTCCGTACTGACGTTTGTTTTGTTCAATATCCCTTTGTCCACCCTGGCCATTGTGGTCGCGCAGGGAGGAGAAGTTCCCCTAGGCAAAGCGCTGATCAATACCTTCAAGATCCCCATTTTCCATGCCGTGGCCTTGGCCTTTCTTCTGAAAGCCGTCGACCTTTCGGTCCCCTTCTTCGTTCTGCGCGCCGTAGAGCTTCTCGGGGACGCGGCCATCCCGCTGATGCTTGTGCTTTTAGGCATGCAGTTGGCGAGAACCAGACTGGAATCCCAGTGGGGTTTTCTGTCCCTGGCTACCATCATCCGTCTGGCGATAGCCCCTCTGATCGCCTGGGCGATCACCGTGCTGCTCGCTATAGACGGCACGAGCCGAAATGTGATCATCCTGCAGACCAGCACACCGTCTGCCGTCCTGCCCTTGTTGTATGCTCTTCGCTTCGGCATGCGGCCCGATTTGGTTGCCGGCACGATCTTTGTCACCACCCTGCTAAGCGCCGGGAGTCTGACTATTATTCTCTATCTGCTGCAAGGCTAGGGAAAGGAAAGACTTAAAAAGATCAACGGATGACGCGTGTGGCGAGGGTTAGGGCCTGGAAAGGGATTTTAAGGCCCAGTTCGCGGGCGGTATGCAGATTAATGACCAGGGAGACATTGCGAGGAGTGCGGACCGGGAGTTCACCCGGCTTTTTACCTGACAGTATTTCCGCCACATAGCCGGCAATGCGGCTGCCCTGTTCGGCAGGATCGGCTTCAAGGGTCATCAAGGCACCCATTTCACAAAAGCCATGAATCTGCGAAATGACGGGGATCTTGTTTTTTTTGGAAAAATCCATGATTTTTGTGGCGGACATCTCGAGAACAGCGCTTTCCGCCACAAAAAGAGAATCAATGTGGGGAGACAGAGTCTGGAGTTCCTTCCAGAGATCACCCGGTCCATTGACTTCCGCTGGCAGCACCGTAATCCCCTTTTTCTCAGCAATCTCCACCAGTTTATTTTTCTGGTAAATGGACGCCTGGTCTTCAGGAGAAAAAAGAACCCCGATTTTGCGCACGTCCTTGGATAGATAATAGGCGTGCAGCAGGGTTTCAAGGGGCGTTTGTCCCGCCATTCCCGTAAGATTTCCTCCCGGTTTGGCGATGTCCGCAACAATCCCCAGAGCCACAGGCTCATAGACATCAGCAAAAACAATCGGAATGTTCCTTCCTTCATTTTTGCCGGCCAAGGTGGCAGGAGCGCCATAGGTCACGATGATGTCGGCCCCGATGCCAACGGCCTTGCGGATACTGTTTATCCAGGACATGACATCTGGATTGGGGCGCTGAACGTAAACCGTCACCTCGCCCCTCGCCTCCGTGAGTTCTTCCAACTTATGAACAAAGGCCTCGTGCGCAAGCTGATACCTGGGAAGATCGCCGGTGATCACCACAGCCACCAGCCCGTCCTTTTTGCACCAGCCGACAACGGGCATCAGGACCAGCAGACAGGCCACCACCAGGGGAATCAGAAAGCGAGGATGTCGGAACAAACGGATCAAATGAACACCATTGCACATCATGGGTAGAAAATCGCTTACCAGGTCCTCGACAGGGAAAGCAGATAGCTCTGCACAGTGCCGTCAAGGACCGCGCCCTCCAGGTCTTCGTAGCGATCCCAGGTATAGCGGGCGGAGCATTTCCACTCATCCTTGAATTGCCAGTCCACACCCACCTTGTACGCCGTCTGCAGAATTTGCAGCTCACTCAGTTGCCGCAAAGCTGAAGAATCGACCGCCGTGCTGCCAATACCGTAGTATTCGAGGGGCTGAAAGGCAAAACTGGGGTCAAAGCGGCTGGCGGATCGAGTCAGACGGGCTTCCCCGAGGAAGGACACCTGCTTGCTGAGGTGCCAGACAGAAGAGAGTTCCGCAGTATGAACGGTTTGCTCGAATTCGGCATTTTCATCCAGAATGACATAATCGGGATAATGGTCATTGCCGAAAAGAACGCCCTGTTCTGTCCTGCTGTGAAGATAGCCGTAACGGATATTGACCTGCAGACTCTTGTGGGGAATAAGCCAGGCACCGGCCGTTGCGTTTTCCGAATCAAGCTGGCGCCTCAGGCGATAGCGGTTGAGGGTGGCCGAATCGTGAAAAAGGCTGCGTTCATTGCGGTTGTTTTCTTCCCGAATAACCTGAATATTGGCCGTCATGCCAGCCCGGTCGGACAGGGTCAGAGTGGCCCCGGCAAATCCCTGGTGCCCCCTTTTCAAGGAGGTGCTGTAAGACGGATCATCCGAAGTGAGATATTTGTAGGAAAGATTGAGCCTGAGTTTTTGGGTGCCAAGAGGACGGGCGATGAGGCTGAACTTATAGGAGGATTTGTTCTCCTGGGCGGGAAGATGCCAAAACAAGTCATTGGGATCATCCTGAATCGGTCCGGTCGAGGTGCGTTCAATTTCTTCCCGTTGCCAATCTCCTTGCAGCGTCAGGCGATAATGCGGGCGATAGGAAAGCCGTGACCCATAGTGCGTGCGCTTGACATCCATGCTGTCGCGAACAGAAACTGGTCCAGCCGGCAGCCCGCTTACCGCGACCTGGTCCGGATTCCGGGTGTCCATGTCGAGCAGGCGATAGCGCAGAGCCAAGGTCCATTGGCTGGAAGGGGTCAATGTAAAATCCCCGGCGGCTTTCCAATAATCGCTCTTGGACGTGACGGGAGAAACATCGCTTAGTTTGGAGGAGCTCTCCATTTCCCCCACACTGAGCATGGCACCGGCTGTCAAACCACCGGTAAGGGAAGTGTGGAGGCCTAAAGAATGGGCGATGTGACGGGATTCGGGGACAGCATCGTGCTCGTACTCGCCCGCATGACGGTAGAGAGTGTCAGGCTCGGTTGAGATGTCGACCAGCTCACCGAAAGGATCCAGGGGGGTGCGGGTTTTATCGCGGAACTCGCGGTAAAAACTCGAATAGCTTATATCGACCAGTCCCAGATGCGCATCAAACCCGCCCCGGATTTCTTCGGTGACCTGATTGACCGTTTCGGTTCGCGACTGCAGATGGCAGGACGTGCAATCGGCGGTTTGGGCGCCGCCTTCATCGACAAAACATCCCTGCCGGGTTCCCTGTCGCTGCAGACGCCAGTAGGCGAGATTGAAGTGGGCCGGGAACTCAGGAAGCCTTGCTCGCAAACTCACTTCGTCTTTCTTGACTTCAATGGCGTACTCTTCCCGGGGGTTCTGGTCGGTAAAGGTGACCAGGGGAGCCGTCAGGGTAGCGTCAATGCCGGGGAAATGTTCCAACTGATGGTTAAAGGTTTCACTGGTGGCGTGCAGACGGAAGAGGCCACGATAGTCGAAGTCTATGGCGGCGTTGTAGTCCGTTTGGTCAAAGTAGTCCGCTTCAAAGCGAAAGCGCTGGGTCGTTTTCAGATCCTTGATGACTATGCCGGCGACCGTCCCAGAATCGAGAAAACTGTATTCTCCGGCTCTCTGTGTGTTTTCCTGGGAGTCGACCACGCGATATCCCAAGGAGAAAGAACTCTCCAGAATCCGCGGATCCAGATCCTCGCAATCCATCGCGGAGAAAACAGGGAAAAACATTCCCGTCAGCGCGAGGACACATATTTGCCATAGAACATGGATTCTAGGTTTAATCACCGAAATCCCCCTCCTAGTATCGCTAACAGCACTGGAAACAGATCAACGCGCAATGAAAGTCCCCCTGCCTTTGGCCGATGGAACATCTGTTCCGTGAATGGACGAGTGGCAGCTGGTGCAACGAGAATAAAAGGCCCCTTTCAACCCATCAGTAGCCAGCGAAGGATGAGAGTAGTCTTGATGACCGGCATGGCACTGGAGGCAGAGAAAAGGTTCGGATGTTCTCAGCAGGCTGTTGTTGGTCGAGCCGTGGTGGGAATGGCAGGTAAGGCAATTTTCAGCAAGATCAGCGTGCTCGTAGACAAAGGGACCCTGCTTGTCCATGTGGCAGCGGGTACACAGTTCTTTAACGGTGATTCCCTTGAGGTCATGTTTTTGAGCGGAACCGTGGGGTTCGTGGCAATCGACACAGGCCATTTTGCGTTCGCGTACAGGGTGACGGGAAAACTGGGCAAACTCC from Desulfuromonas sp. KJ2020 encodes the following:
- a CDS encoding ABC transporter substrate-binding protein, whose translation is MIRLFRHPRFLIPLVVACLLVLMPVVGWCKKDGLVAVVITGDLPRYQLAHEAFVHKLEELTEARGEVTVYVQRPNPDVMSWINSIRKAVGIGADIIVTYGAPATLAGKNEGRNIPIVFADVYEPVALGIVADIAKPGGNLTGMAGQTPLETLLHAYYLSKDVRKIGVLFSPEDQASIYQKNKLVEIAEKKGITVLPAEVNGPGDLWKELQTLSPHIDSLFVAESAVLEMSATKIMDFSKKNKIPVISQIHGFCEMGALMTLEADPAEQGSRIAGYVAEILSGKKPGELPVRTPRNVSLVINLHTARELGLKIPFQALTLATRVIR
- a CDS encoding MtrB/PioB family outer membrane beta-barrel protein, with the protein product MIKPRIHVLWQICVLALTGMFFPVFSAMDCEDLDPRILESSFSLGYRVVDSQENTQRAGEYSFLDSGTVAGIVIKDLKTTQRFRFEADYFDQTDYNAAIDFDYRGLFRLHATSETFNHQLEHFPGIDATLTAPLVTFTDQNPREEYAIEVKKDEVSLRARLPEFPAHFNLAYWRLQRQGTRQGCFVDEGGAQTADCTSCHLQSRTETVNQVTEEIRGGFDAHLGLVDISYSSFYREFRDKTRTPLDPFGELVDISTEPDTLYRHAGEYEHDAVPESRHIAHSLGLHTSLTGGLTAGAMLSVGEMESSSKLSDVSPVTSKSDYWKAAGDFTLTPSSQWTLALRYRLLDMDTRNPDQVAVSGLPAGPVSVRDSMDVKRTHYGSRLSYRPHYRLTLQGDWQREEIERTSTGPIQDDPNDLFWHLPAQENKSSYKFSLIARPLGTQKLRLNLSYKYLTSDDPSYSTSLKRGHQGFAGATLTLSDRAGMTANIQVIREENNRNERSLFHDSATLNRYRLRRQLDSENATAGAWLIPHKSLQVNIRYGYLHSRTEQGVLFGNDHYPDYVILDENAEFEQTVHTAELSSVWHLSKQVSFLGEARLTRSASRFDPSFAFQPLEYYGIGSTAVDSSALRQLSELQILQTAYKVGVDWQFKDEWKCSARYTWDRYEDLEGAVLDGTVQSYLLSLSRTW